TCAGTGGGGGTcaggggaggcagcggggagcgaagcggatgttgctggatcctcccgcaGCCTCCGTTCACAGAAACAAGCATGTTTCTGCGAAcggaggtgcggggaggatccagcaacatctccgctgccgtcccccacctcccgccaaatgaggtgggggggggggaaggcagcggGAGCAAagcctttgctccataagacacaccaacatttccccttagtttttaggaaggaaaaagtgtgtcttatggagtgaaaaatatggtaatgtATGATACTCTCTAGTACAGTGGATGGATGTGTAATGCAACCTTCATTTCCACATCGGGGGGGAGAATTTCATCatgttatttgtatgccacctttcctgaAGGCATGGTTTTCACTATGGAAAGATAGCATACAAATAACAACTAGGGCTGGGAAGTGTTAcattttcaacattgtgatgtcTCACTAGCAAGGAATGAAACCAGCCTCAGCTCTTACAGTGGAAGCTGAGGTGCTTTCACCGCTAGTGCCTGGTGGATGAGAAGGCTCCTACCCCCCAACTGAGCAAGCCCTGGTATGCCATCAGCAGGGACCTACTTTTGGAGGTGCAGTACCTCTTTCCCCTGGGAGGAAGAGGCAGCCAGcttgccccccactccccaaagatGGACCAGGCGACAGTAGCCAAGTTCACAGAGCCTGTCAGGCTCTGGGCGTTGACTGCCCTTGCCTATGCAGGCATGCTGCCTCTTCCCTTGTGGGGTGGTAACAGACAGCCCACCCTCCCAGACAAAGGCAGCCGAGTGCACAGCGCCTGGTCCCCTAGCCATTGGGTGCAAAACCACTGTATCCACGCAGCCTCTGCACCACCTGGCTGAGCCCATCCAACCCCCTAAGCGGCAGCAGTTGAGCAAGTGCACACAGGCTTGCCTCAGCAGGTGAAGTCTAACTTCTCTGTTGAGGGGTGTGTGACAGAGCCTGCGCTACCCCAGCCACAATTCTGCTCAtgtgcaagcaggagtggggcTGGGAAGCAGTTTAACAGAGCCCCCACCCTACTGCTGGCTTGTGCGATGTCAGGGGATCTGCAAAACTGCTTGGAGAGGGCAGCAGCGTGCTCGGCCAGTTTAAAGCgcagggaggaacaagctgcatcATGCCTcgccaatgcagcttgtttctccctctgccagTATGAGGGCACCTTCACTCAGGAGGTGGCAGTTTCACCCATAATATACCACTGAGTGAAGCTGTCATCACAGTCTGCCCCTCCTAGCGGTCCTGGGCAAGATATTGGTGTATTGCCAGGCCTAATATGACAAAAGCAATCAcgcacaataaataaaatacatgaaaCAGTACACTGCTTTCATTCTTGAAAGTGCATGGGCTCCAGCTGCCCCACCTCATGTTCATAGCCAGTCTTTCTACCTGGAAAGCCTCTAAAGCAATGACTCAATAATGAAGACTGAGGTTGGGGCAACTATCACTGTCAGGAACAATGTGGCACTGAGTCTTCTACCTAAAAGAACAGTGCTTTCAGTCTAGATCTGTGCTAGCTCAGGTAACCGGCACCACCACTAATGTGTCACTTGGATTGTACAAGTTTAATAAAGAAAGCTGTTTATAATACCAGAAAATTTTCAATTGTCAAACGTGTTTACAGCTTCTGTTACCTTTCCATTGTGCCTGAACTTCATACACTAACAAAGACCGTgatgcatttgcattttaataaaggAGCAAAGCTTAGTGCAAAAGCCATTTAACCTCTTTGGAAGTATGGCCAGATACACAGACAGATTAAATAACCGGCCTTTAAATTACATATTAGGTAAAATTTACACATAAAAAATTCTTACCTCGCTGCGAGTGACTACAATTCTAACCAAGGTAGAGTCATCTGTGCCGGCTCCTTTCATGGAATGATAAAGCCTCTCTGCAAAAAAGGCTGGGCGATTCAGAGCACATTGCACTGCAATAAAACCGTAATAAGATCAACTCAAAGTTGACACTGACAGCTCATAGCCACAAGATTCTAACTGCATCAACCTGCCAGAATCTTTAATCCAAATTGCATTTTTTTGTCATTGCATTCCCCCCAAGTATATTATAACAAAGATTATACAAAGACCAAAAGCATAAAATTATCCAACCCAATAGTGTCATTAAAGTAACAATCATGTCCTTACTAGGCAAATTAGAGTTAAATGTTGTTACATCAGTCCTAACTGGTTCTAGGGAGGAAATGGGTGGTGCATCTAGCCCAGTCCCCAGTGAGGGCTTTCTTTATGGAGTGTGCCTCCTAGTGGAGGGAAAGGATTACTGCACCACCGGCAATCTGAAGCAGTAGTGCcctggttctcgaacagcttagttgttgaacaaattggctcgaagtaaatgttccagtttgcgaatgttttttggaagccaaacatctgacacaacttctgcttgagtgcaggaacttcctgcagccaatcggaagctgcgccttggttttcaaacggttttgGGAGTTGTACGGATtcagttcgacaaccaaggtaccattgtacatcaCACGTGCAAATTAAGCAACTGACATCAGACCTCTTAATTTGCATAAATTATTTTACAGGTCTGGGAAGGGCACTGAAGCCCCAGCTGATGGTCATTTATCAGTGAAGTTTCCAGCACCTAATAGTTGTAGGTGCTTGGTAAATAAATTGCCCATAAAAATGTCCTCATTGAACAATGAAATGCAGGAAAAGTCCCTTACCGATAGCCTTCAAGCCACGTTCTACATTTCCTGAAAACTCCCGGCCGATGCTGCTTAATAAATCTCGGTTAGCAACCTGCAAAAATTTGAGTaggaaatgttaatttttttagcCAAAGAACTGATGGAAGCCAAATCCAGTCCTGTCTAATCCACACAAATGCCCTCCCCCTTCTTGTCTACCTGAGAGTAGGCTTCAATTGTGGCTTTCAGCTGGGGAAAGCTTCTAGTTGCCAGGACCATATTGAAGGCAGACTCATCAGTCCCCAGCTTCCCTTCACCAGCTTGGAAAAGGCGCTGAGCATCTTGTTGAGCCTTTTGGTAATCTACAGTTTGATTCTCATCCCGATTACCCTGTAAGAGAGAAAAATATTGATTACTACTATaatatacagtaagcccacaacttacgcaGGAGTTACGTTCCAGGGATCGCAGCTGAAATTATGTATAGTCAGAactcattgggttcaatggcaggtacGATTGCCAAGTCTTTTTCCCTGGATGCCCaccctcttttaattttttttttgccaagcacacAGGTAAGTTgcatgtaagttgcaggcttactgtactaGCCTTGCTTGCAAGTTGCCTTCAGCTATTTAAAAATGAAGTATAAGCATGGTGATCCCTTTTCTATTTCATTTAGACATAGCAAATCAAATGATTAAACATCTGGCCTCCATTTATGCTTTACAGTATCCTTGTTTAAACACAGCTATGGCTCCACAAATATGCAAAACGAAATTAGCAAACCTAAGATCAACTGTTCAGTCATCTCATGATTTAAACCATCTAGAGAGCAAGGCAAGATTGCCACCCCCCTTTCTCCCTAgttgtttaatttatatttaaagCCATTGGTAACTGTGGCCAGGGAGAAATTAGAAATTAATACTTGCACATTACAGTGGTAGCTAAATTAAGCAGAGCCACAGTAAATATTACTAAATATTACTATGAGTTAACAACAGACTAGTCCAATCCTTTATTTTAATTAACAATGACAATCACTTAGGGGAGAAATATAAACTGAGCTGGATAGACAGACGAGTCTCAGACTTTCATGGCACTGGAAGATTATGAACATGGAAATGAACCAATTTTGTTCCCATAAAGAGGAtgggggaacctgcagctctccaaatgttgctggactaaaccTCCCCTCATCAGTGGCCCATGTCGACTAGAGCTGCAGTCCATCATCATCAGGAAGACCAAAGGATCAGTCACCCCCACCATAGAGCAAGATATGAAAGAATGGCAGCACATTAATAAATGTgcctattttgaaaaataaaataatccaatgTTCAAAAAGAGGAGGCTGGTCCATGATCTGTGTCTGTATCAACACATTAACAGGTTGAACCGGTTAGGAGAGATGTATTCCAAATCAGAGTTTTGGTTTGGGCAAGATGGAACAGGTCTATTTAACACAGTACTTTGGTTGCATCCAAGAGAAAAAAAATTGTCCAAGACATCCCGTTTTTGGGTGCCGTGCTCACATGTAAGATCACAGCCTAATACACATCTCACACAACATTGTGGTGCCCCAAGACACACATTTTTGGGCACCATGCTTGTGTGAGGGCCAAATAACTTGTGCAGGAGTGCAGCCCAGAAGACACACATCCTGGTTTTTGTGCTGGGACATGTTGAAGGGTAtagtggcaccattcacataaaaaaaactaccacattttcaaaagtaggtcTGTGGCTTGGATTTTGAAAAAGGGGGTCCACAGTACTAAGCTAATTAGGAGCTACTGatctattgtgtgtgttttattcaaTATTGTTATTCTTCAGTAATAGGTCTCCTTCAGAGCTGGATGTCAAATTGATCGGTTCCTAGATGGTCATGTTAAGTCAAGACCATTTACTTCAAGAGATAGGTATTTGAAATCTCCATCTGATAGAAAAAGCCTAGTCCTAATCAAATCCTGTTTCATACAAGGAATGGTACCTACCAGGATACATTTCAAAAGGGGTGGAAAACTTACAGATGGAACTGTACTTGGTGCAAACTAGATACTTATATGGTGGCCTTGTTATCGAGAACAAGGTAAACATGTGCTTGGTAAACAAAAATGTGACAGAAGGTGGTGGTTCATCTTACCTGGCACATAGATACAAGTAATCGTTCAAAGTGTCCTGATGTATCAGACCGAATATCATGCTCAATATCTCTTCCAAATTCATTGTTGTAACATCTGACAATTTCTTGAATCTCCTGGTTTGTCCTTGTGCACAGAATCTCAATCAGCACATTCTCCTGTGTGCCTGCACCCTGCAGGCAGAGAAACAAAGCACTACAGACATTACCTCAATGCAGGCTGCTCAGAAAGCTGACCAGAACATCTAATTGTTTTATTACATTACAAAGAAGATTGATCACTTTTTTGTACTGTAGGAGCATCTGAGCCATATTGCTTCATTCAACTAGATCATGTTGCAAGCCATTGTGCATCTTTCAGCTCATGCAAAAAAACCTACCCAGCAAACTTGCTTCATTTAGCAACCAGCTACCAATAGTTCCCAAGGTTTGTTACGGAAGAAAAGTATTATAATCTAAGAGCATAATCCAGGGTTGGTCTCACTGGAAATGAACAGGACGCAGGCACAAGCACGGGCAAACATGACTTAGGTCTACTAATGGGTCTATGCTTTAGTAAAACTCAGCTGGCTTCAACCAGGGAACTGTGTCTATAGGGCATTTATCATTTGTATCTCTAACACACATATTTCCATATCTGGGTATATATAGAAGTCATGCAGCCAGAAATGTAAGGAGCTTGAGCAAAGAAAGCTAGAGATACCAATCAATCCTTCAGTTTTTCAGAACATATAAGGCCTTGTCCATTTCTTAAAATAACTAAGGGATGTGTGGGGAGGTTCATGTTAGGAATCGGTACCATGTACATATAAATTACACTTGGGCACTGCTATGCTCTTTGCACTGGTTTCATTCATTGTCAGTGGAGCAATATTTtcaactaggtaaaggtaaagggacccctgaccattcgactctggggttgtggtgttcatctcgcattactggccaagggagccggcgtacagtttccaggtcatgtggccagaataactaagccgcttctggtgaaccagagcagtgcacggaaatgccgtttaccttcccgacggagcggtacctatttatctacttgcactttgacgtgctttcgaactgctaggtgggtaggagctgggaccgagcaacagaagctcaccccgtcgtggggattcgaacccccaaccttctgatcagcaagccctaggctctgtggtttaacccacagcgccacccacaaccCTATTTTCAACTAGACTGCAGCTTAAATTCACAGAATGAgcatccctgcctccctcctgaAGTACTCCCACAGTTGTCTTACAGGTATTTCTGCATCCAAATCAATCATAGTCACCCAGCCCTGCTACTGGTGACAAGCCAGTCCTGCATATCTGACTTGTTGGCTGAGGATGACAGAAGCGTTGTCACTCTCCTTCTGTATGCCTGAGTATGACATTAAAAGTTTCTctcacctgcctccccaccccagctcttGCCACTCCCAACCTGCCTTTCTGGAGAATTGAAGGGGGCTGAGAAAACCAGGAGTGGATTCCaatggatttgggggtgggggtgcaaggTGTTAATgtgatgggtttgtttgtttctgccaAGCACGAGGTGTTCCTGGATTGCACATGTGCCCCATTCCCCAACTCTAGCAGGGTGGAATAAAGAACTGGGGGAGAGGAGAACAATCATCTCTGACTGAAAGCCACgtgaataagaaaacaagaagtgGGGTTCTATGAGTAGCACAACAGAATATGCAAAACAGAGGACCCTGCTTAATTTTGCAAGACAGGCATTGGGGCCTATTTTCATGAGAGATTTGCCGTATTTTTGAGAGAGGGAGCAGGTTGCATTTGTCTATGAATATTCTGGAAATGTACACTGTATATATTCCttaattttaaaaactattaacacaattttcacctttattactgaaaataaattttgaaatGACTTTGATCTAGCGGTCCTTTACAGTTAATGTGATCATTTTACATGAAAATAAATGTCAGTGAAAATCATACCTTCATGGCATGCCGCAAACTCCAAGCATCATAGTAGGTACTTGGCATGAACAATGCAAGGATCAGCTCTTCCATATTTCCACTTAGCTCCGACTTCAGATCTTTAATTAAATCCTGTCCAATTACAAAGTGGTATCAGAAAGACATACATTCTTAAAATATGCATGCGCACACAGACTGAACATGTACAGTTCAGCTGCTGGCAAATAAATGTTTACTGGTGTCTAGTGAGACATATTTTCAAGACAGAAAATGAAGGCAGTAATCATGATAAATCAATTTAAAACTTCTATTCTTTTAAACTAGGGGATCAAAACACAGGCAGCCATTTTAGAAGAAATTACTACAGAATGCAAGTGAAATGTCACTGAGCATCAAGACAGGAATTTATGCAAAAGAGTTGGTGTGTTGTGTACCTTGTATTTCAATACTAGTACCTCAGCAAGGTCCATACTGACTTTTATATCAAAGAAATAGGTTGCATCACTCAGCACATACTGAACATAAAGCTACGATCACCACTTCACTATTACACATTATACTAGTAAAGCACAGCCAGAGGCTATGTCTACTCCTAGCTTTCTTGAAAACCACTACGGGGTGGGTCCAGTATTTGACAAAGAAATGGAAGTTAAATTACAGACCTCACTCTGCTCATGACAGTTAAGCTGTCCATATGCTGTACCAGCTGCTgatttgcttattattattattattattatatgactaAAACAAAATCACCAGCAATCATACCTTGCCATACATGGTCTTGAAAGCAGCCTTAATTTGCTGTCTCTGGCCATTGGAGCGGTTGGACACAACATCAATGATTGCCTGTTCATCCGTTCCTAGGGAGCAAGAAGGCAACTCAGTGTAGTCTTGTATCAAGCCATTTCATCCCTTTTATTGTACACCCCAACGCATGGGgcaaaaacactgctttagtacAGAGACTTTGCAAACTGCTCACATTCATAGATTTCCTGTACAAAATGAAACTATCACTTCACTGCAGAGTTTGAATTCACAGAGATATCGTAGGCTTGCTTTTAAAACAGGTATTTAGCAATGCACACTGTAGGGAAAAGATTTCAAACATGGGGACATCTGATAAAAGCTCTGGGGTAGAATCCAAATTTGTGCAAGTGGACTTCTCTCATACAATGGAACttcaccctcctctcctcccacctgCAGCCACCAAATCAGGCACCACCAAAACCTGCCCTGGACAGTGTTGGATACACTTTAGACAAGGGAGTTCCCTGCCGAGGACAGTATCAAGGAGCATCTAGTGCGCTGCATATTGTGCAATCCTCTCATGGCTACAATTCTTCATGCCCCGCTCTACAGACCCATCTATCCCAAGTCTTTGCTGCTCTTTTTCACTGTTGCccaatatttccatttttaaaaatccaagatGGAAACCAAGCCATGGAAAGAGGAAGCCATGTTGACAAAATATTCCATATAAACAATTAATTCAGGTTGTAGAGTGAAAGGCTGATTTGCACCCTAAGTTATGTTAAAGACTATGGTTAGAATATATACAAGTGATGGAAGGATCTAGTGAGAGACGTGCAGAATTAAGGTAGAGAAGAGTGTTTGGTTTCTGGGCCTACACAAGTTTAAACACAAACACTGTATGAAACATAAAACAGCTCTTACCAAACCCTTTCATAGCCTTGCGCAGAATTTCTGCATCCCGCCCTGCATCAAAGTTCGGAGCTGGTCGAATTGTGCCTTGCATATGTTGAGTCACTGCTGCAGGCTGAGATTGAGAAATCTGTTTTACCATGTTATTCGTCCATGTGTAATGCTTATTCAATCTCAACAATGAAATCTTAGGCATCAGTACTTTAGAGGGAAAGGAGAGACATCCTAAGCAGTCGGGAGGCCAATATATTCCAGATGAACAGACTTGGTTTACTAATATGATGGGGCACCTGTCATCGGCTCAAGCCTTTAAAAGTGTTTGGAGGAAATTTCCCCAGCAATCAATTTCAGGCTGGAGGGCACACCTCCTCCCTTAGAATTCAGAgctaaaacagaaacacacagagagagaggtagGCCTGAggcaaagagagggagaaggagagaataaCTGAAGATGCAGCTGCAGGAAAAGCTctacagcatttggggctttcaaCGGGAACACAGGCACAGGAAGTGAACCTAAGAGCCTAC
The sequence above is drawn from the Lacerta agilis isolate rLacAgi1 chromosome 5, rLacAgi1.pri, whole genome shotgun sequence genome and encodes:
- the ANXA7 gene encoding annexin A7 — its product is MSYPGYPPSGYPAFPGYPPTGQESGYPPAGQYTYPAAPGGFPPMGGGAYPAAPPAGGFPGAAGYPPAPGGYPPAPAGYPGAPQPGGMPTYPGGAGFGVPSNGSGYGYPQPPTQNYIGGGPAQIPAGYPGGSTPTPPQPAAVTQHMQGTIRPAPNFDAGRDAEILRKAMKGFGTDEQAIIDVVSNRSNGQRQQIKAAFKTMYGKDLIKDLKSELSGNMEELILALFMPSTYYDAWSLRHAMKGAGTQENVLIEILCTRTNQEIQEIVRCYNNEFGRDIEHDIRSDTSGHFERLLVSMCQGNRDENQTVDYQKAQQDAQRLFQAGEGKLGTDESAFNMVLATRSFPQLKATIEAYSQVANRDLLSSIGREFSGNVERGLKAIVQCALNRPAFFAERLYHSMKGAGTDDSTLVRIVVTRSEIDLVQIKQMFTQMYQKTLGTMIHSDTTGDYRRLLLALVGQ